From Penicillium psychrofluorescens genome assembly, chromosome: 1, one genomic window encodes:
- a CDS encoding uncharacterized protein (ID:PFLUO_000870-T1.cds;~source:funannotate), with translation MMESLTPDLDSLPSTPAPEMPLTVSPADTSLSSPEPKVEPLDDEDDDDEEEKKPTKKRKSWGQELPVPKTNLPPRYEILPRWTTAGTNETRKRAKTEDEKEQRRIERVLRNRAAAQTSRERKRLEMEKLETEKIQMEQQNQFLLQRLSQMEAENNRLSQQVAQLSAEVRGSRSATPTKVGSPVADSPTLTPTLFKQEGDDLPMERIPFPTPSTTDYSPTLKPSTLAEASDVTQHPAAVLCDLPCPSLASKELEARFPSLTSRVPLQMTLQLLFLTMTSAACSAVIHPLSHILHSLKTGSPLMFSTEEIYQHFPLILWLISTPSLSPSKASNRPVFRMKLLTRLLACSPALARPLRDATGRALQRAVSESFSLQGWSTDAPEGADNNNNKKKNIGPATQLRKDDPEYTEFLAFPFERDVDVLAHG, from the exons ATGATGGAATCTCTCACACCCGATCTCGACTCCCTGCCATCCACCCCGGCTCCCGAAATGCCCTTGACGGTGTCCCCAGCAGATACCTCGCTCAGCTCGCCTGAGCCCAAGGTGGAGCCgctggatgacgaggacgacgacgacgaggaggagaagaagccgacgaagaagagaaagtcCTGGGGCCAGGAGCTCCCAGTCCCCAAAACCAACTTGCCCCCAAGGTACGAGATCCTCCCGAGATGGACGACTGCAGGCACTAACGAGACCAGAAAACGGGCCAAGACGGAAGATGAAAAGGAGCAGCGCCGGATCGAGCGGGTTCTGCGGAACCGCGCCGCCGCGCAGACCTCCCGCGAGCGCAAGAGGctcgagatggagaagctcgagaccgagaagatccagatGGAGCAACAGAACCAGTTCCTGCTCCAGCGGCTCTCGCAGATGGAGGCTGAGAACAACCGTCTGAGCCAACAGGTGGCTCAGCTCTCCGCCGAGGTCCGCGGGTCTCGCAGCGCCACACCCACCAAGGTCGGCTCCCCCGTGGCCGACTCGCCCACCCTCACGCCGACCCTGTTCAAGCAGGAAGGCGACGACCTCCCCATGGAGCGGATCCCGTTCcccactccctccaccaccgacTACTCCCCGACCCTCAAGCCCTCCACTCTGGCTGAGGCCTCCGACGTGACACAACATCCTGCTGCGGTGTTGTGCGACCTGCCGTGTCCGTCGCTGGCCtcgaaggagctggaagcgCGCTTCCCCTCTTTGACCTCGAGGGTCCCGCTGCAAATGACGTTGCAGCTCCTCTTTCTGACGATGACTTCCGCCGCCTGTTCAGCGGTGATTCACCCGCTGAGCCACATTCTTCATTCCCTGAAGACGGGCTCGCCTTTGATGTTCTCGACGGAGGAGATCTATCAGCATTTCCCTTTGATTCTATGGTTGATTTCGACCCCGAGTCTGTCGCCCTCGAAGGCGTCGAACCGGCCGGTCTTTCGGATGAAACTCCTCACCAGACTGCTCGCATGCAGCCCAGCCTTGGCGCGTCCACTTCGCGATGCGACGGGCAGAGCATTGCAGCGAGCGGTTAGTGAGTCGTTTTCTCTGCAGGGCTGGTCGACCGACGCCCCCGAGG GGGCAgacaacaacaataacaagaagaagaacatcgGGCCGGCGACGCAGTTACGGAAAGATGACCCGGAGTACACGGAGTTCCTGGCGTTCCCGTTCGAGCGAGACGTCGACGTCTTGGCTCACGGGTAA
- a CDS encoding uncharacterized protein (ID:PFLUO_000872-T1.cds;~source:funannotate) produces MAPSRSFLFCFLSLVWSPLVLAAPWIVTDDFEKVVITNHPYYWMSTDAEVITSIESISPTATVMPDVLSTITSTGSGYYASDITVVEELYPTGAGVPVDGIQRTADSFYHTTVYYVNLVYSAPTGCSTQFTTTTSAVVTPPALVGSALPRTSVSTSTSVDNAQPFQPTTWTIDEVWVAPTQVPTRTLASLSAEYAPTSLYYGSGCQYISPDDSPYYYSGYDGGYDEEDWFFDTWPMGVSWFAIVMICVLGWVGLILIIGFIEAWVRFRRMMTGWQTRRGLPVMWAFLIFPITLLLLIFRRRGFRARTQSESAELKGKWDAMSGWTKLRLFFVWGFRYKYPPMLGGPPARVSKKAVKTSGPPLLQETRAASRTGSADGPSESTHPEMGEVPHAQSARPETSGARPDEKIGRAQ; encoded by the coding sequence ATGGCGCCCTCACGCtcgtttttgttttgtttcttgtcaCTCGTTTGGTCTCCGCTCGTTCTTGCTGCGCCATGGATTGTGACGGACGACTTTGAAAAGGTGGTCATCACCAATCACCCTTACTACTGGATGTCCACCGACGCTGAGGTGATCACTTCCATCGAATCGATCAGCCCGACGGCGACAGTCATGCCGGATGTTCTCTCGACTATCACTTCGACGGGGAGCGGGTACTATGCCTCGGACATCACCGTGGTCGAGGAGTTGTATCCCACCGGCGCCGGTGTGCCAGTGGATGGCATTCAGCGCACCGCGGACAGTTTCTACCATACCACCGTTTACTATGTCAACCTGGTCTACTCTGCCCCTACGGGCTGTTCGACTCAGTTTACCACGACCACCTCTGCCGTGGTGactcctccagctctggTGGGCAGTGCGCTGCCCCGAACCTCCGtgtcgacctcgacctcggtGGACAATGCCCAGCCATTCCAACCAACGACATGGACCATCGACGAAGTGTGGGTGGCTCCCACGCAGGTTCCCACCCGCACCCTGGCTTCATTGAGTGCCGAGTATGCGCCCACCAGCCTCTACTACGGCTCGGGCTGCCAATACATCTCGCCGGACGACTCTCCATACTACTATTCCGGCTATGATGGAGGCTACGACGAAGAAGATTGGTTCTTCGACACCTGGCCGATGGGCGTCTCCTGGTTCGCGATCGTGATGATCTGCGTCCTTGGCTGGGTCGGACTGATCCTCATCATTGGGTTTATCGAGGCCTGGGTCCGCTTCCGACGCATGATGACGGGCTGGCAGACCCGTCGGGGTCTACCCGTGATGTGGGCCTTTCTCATCTTCCCAATCACACTCCTACTGCTCATTTTCCGACGGAGGGGCTTCCGGGCTCGCACACAATCAGAGTCGGCGGAACTCAAGGGAAAATGGGACGCTATGAGCGGATGGACGAAGTTGCGTCTGTTCTTCGTCTGGGGATTCCGATACAAGTATCCGCCGATGCTGGGCGGTCCTCCTGCTCGTGTCAGCAAAAAGGCCGTCAAAACATCTGGCCCGCCGTTGTTGCAAGAGACACGGGCGGCATCGCGGACGGGCTCGGCTGATGGTCCGTCTGAGAGTACACACCCTGAGATGGGTGAGGTGCCGCATGCCCAATCCGCGAGGCCCGAAACATCCGGGGCTCGGCCAGACGAGAAAATTGGGCGTGCCCAGTGA
- a CDS encoding uncharacterized protein (ID:PFLUO_000871-T1.cds;~source:funannotate), with protein sequence MVRKDPIFEARTNVKLHSNRLKKEAVRAESTFKAEKAKADKAMKNREFQIARIHAASAVREKRRQVTLKSEAARADVIINELKAAQSTRDTSRTLALASRGLDAASKSVNLEHLVAHANNFLARSEDFKIASSAIEDVAQGVSMQEYGAEGETDVDRLMEQLADDAGLDMRMVLEEDNVPKEQPAKEPEAKNADVEDGLDVRLRALRAGD encoded by the exons ATGGTCCGCAAAGATCCCATCTTCGAAGCCCGCACAAATGTCAAG TTACACTCCAATCggctgaagaaggaggctgtCCGCGCGGAGTCGACCTTCAAAGCtgaaaaggccaaggccgacaaggccatgaagaacCGGGAGTTCCAGATCGCTCGCATCCATGCCGCCTCCGCCGTGCGGGAAAAGCGACGCCAGGTCACCCTCAAATCCGAAGCCGCCCGTGCCGACGTGATCATCAACGAACTCAAAGCCGCCCAGAGCACGCGGGACACATCGCGGACCCTCGCTCTGGCCTCGCGGGGCCTCGACGCGGCCTCCAAGAGTGTTAACTTGGAACACCTGGTGGCGCACGCCAACAATTTCCTGGCACGATCGGAAGACTTCAAGATCGCCAGCAGCGCGATCGAGGACGTGGCTCAGGGTGTGTCGATGCAGGAGTACGGGGCAGAGGGCGAGACCGATGTGGACCGGCTCATGGAGCAGTTGGCGGATGACGCAGGTTTGGATATGCGCATGGTTCTGGAGGAGGATAATGTACCCAAAGAGCAGCCAGCCAAGGAACCGGAGGCGAAGAACGCCGACGTCGAAGATGGACTGGATGTGAGACTGCGTGCATTACGGGCCGGCGACTGA
- a CDS encoding uncharacterized protein (ID:PFLUO_000869-T1.cds;~source:funannotate) — protein sequence MPKTPNSRAAAAARRHNPLAEDIVSAGHLRTQSSKKGKRRENDEEDGENGERYIDAKMSRKILQIGQDLADEDAAEQKAVGSTEPKVNTAFDFDSRFDDEEPMSDDEDKFGDEEWIDEEVEEVEVDPNDLDMFNKFMPGHEEDPIFHPQEPGAGGQTTNLADLILEKIAEHEAKQSGQGGPFIQGGGLPEDAVQIPAKAVEVYEKVGMILSRYKSGPLPKPFKILPTVPNWPTLLDITRPESWTANAVYAGTRIFISSKPAVAQEFISTVLLDRVRDEIHETKKLNVHTYNSLRKALYKPACFFKGLLFPLVSSGTCTLRDAHIVSSVIARVSIPVLHSAAALLRMCDLAAEQSLRSLESTGAVNIFIRVFLEKKYALPYKVIDALVFHFLRFRVADEDTMTDGPTGLNSKAYKLPVLWHQSLLVFAQRYRNDITEDQREALLDLLLVRGHKDIGPEVRRELLAGRGRGVVVPDPEKQHALDAGDDTMDVTM from the exons ATGCCCAAGACCCCAAACTctcgtgctgctgcggcggcaCGCAGACACAACCCTCTAGCTGAAGATATTGTGTCCGCGGGGCATCTGCGGACgcagagcagcaagaaagGCAAACGCAGAGAAaacgacgaggaggatggcgaaAATGGCGAACGATACATCGATGCGAAGATGTCACGGAAGATCTTGCAGATTGGTCAGGATTTGGCGGACGAGGACGCTGCCGAGCAAAAAGCCGTGGGCTCGACAGAACCGAAGGTCAACACCGCATTCGACTTTGACTCCCGGTTTGACGATGAGGAACCCATGtccgacgacgaagacaagTTTGGCGATGAAGAATGGATTGatgaggaggttgaggaagtG GAAGTTGATCCCAACGATCTCGACATGTTTAACAAATTTATGCCTGGCCATGAGGAGGACCCCATTTTCCACCCGCAAGAGCCTGGCGCCGGTGGCCAGACCACAAATCTGGCCGATTTAattctggagaagatcgccgaACATGAAGCAAAGCAGTCCGGCCAAGGCGGGCCGTTTATTCAAGGTGGTGGACTGCCCGAAGATGCGGTGCAAATTCCTGCCAAGGCTGTGGAAGTATACGAGAA GGTCGGCATGATTCTCTCTCGCTACAAATCCGGCCCGCTCCCCAAACCGTTCAAGATCCTCCCCACCGTCCCGAACTGGCCGACCCTCCTGGACATCACTCGGCCCGAGTCTTGGACCGCCAATGCCGTCTATGCCGGAACCCGGATCTTCATTTCGTCCAAGCCCGCGGTGGCCCAAGAGTTTATCTCGACGGTGCTGTTGGACCGCGTTCGGGATGAGATCCacgagaccaagaagctgaaCGTACATACCTACAACTCGCTGCGCAAGGCTCTCTACAAACCggcctgcttcttcaagggACTGCTCTTCCCACTGGTGTCCAGCGGTACCTGCACCCTGCGCGACGCCCACATTGTCTCTTCGGTGATTGCTCGTGTCTCCATCCCCGTGCTGCACTCCGctgcggcgctgctgcgcATGTGtgatctggccgccgagcaGTCGCTGAGATCCCTGGAAAGCACCGGAGCcgtcaacatcttcatccgtGTCttcctggagaagaagtatgCGCTGCCGTACAAGGTGATCGACGCCCTGGTGTTTCActtcttgcgcttccgcGTGGCGGACGAGGATACGATGACGGACGGCCCGACGGGGCTGAACTCCAAGGCATATAAGCTGCCGGTGCTGTGGCACCAGTCGCTGTTGGTCTTCGCCCAACGCTATCGCAATGACATCACGGAGGATCAGCGCGAGGCCCTCTTGGATCTGCTTCTGGTGCGCGGGCACAAGGACATCGGGCCGGAGGTGCGGCGGGAGCTGTTGGCTGGTCGGGGGCGAGGCGTGGTGGTGCCGGACCCGGAGAAGCAGCATGCACTGGATGCCGGGGATGATACGATGGATGTGACCATGTAA
- a CDS encoding uncharacterized protein (ID:PFLUO_000874-T1.cds;~source:funannotate) encodes MEADTARLPQSQQGKQAACLNCRRSKIRCNRRPGEARCEKCRHANVDCIVPSHHLGRQKGVKNKRKGLEKAIHQIEQAIKRPRVDSEDGPGTDDAQRAISGLQELLDKVQGHLVQNTTNEFADSPHHLRNQPSSRRDGQADESLALDDAENPLQLLARASDLQLSPSETRPVPTKSPLPSVALPTLPPETTGVLAESSARSFFVQARASLDTGPELDPVDLGLVTFDEAESLFSL; translated from the exons ATGGAGGCCGACACAGCACGGCTACCACAGTCGCAGCAGGGCAAGCAAGCGGCATGTCTGAACTGCCGCCGGAGCAAAATCCGCTGCAATCGCCGGCCCGGCGAGGCGCGCTGCGAGAAATGCAGACACGCTAATGTCGACTGCATTGTCCCCAGTCACCACCTGGGGCGACAGAAGGGAGTCAAGAA TAAACGAAAGGggctggagaaggccatccACCAAATCGAGCAGGCTATCAAGCGGCCGCGGGTTGATTCTGAGGATGGTCCTGGGACCGATGATGCCCAAAGGGCGATTTCGGGTTTGCAAGAGCTACTAGACAAAGTCCAGGGTCATTTGGTGCAGAACACAACCAATGAATTTGCCGACAGTCCTCATCATCTGCGCAATCAGCCCTCTTCCCGGCGAGACGGGCAAGCAGATGAGAGTCTTGCTCTCGATGATGCAGAAAACCCCCTGCAGCTTCTTGCGCGGGCCTCTGACCTCCAGCTATCTCCATCAGAGACGCGTCCTGTACCCACCAAATCACCATTGCCCTCTGTGGCGCTGCCGACGCTGCCGCCGGAGACCACCGGCGTGCTTGCGGAATCGAGCGCACGGTCTTTTTTTGTTCAAGCGAGAGCGAGTCTGGATACAGGTCCGGAGCTGGACCCTGTGGATTTGGGACTCGTCACATTTGATGAAGCAGAGTCCTTGTTCTCGTTGTAA